From a region of the Nonlabens dokdonensis DSW-6 genome:
- a CDS encoding flippase, giving the protein MLINRIKSKEISKYFNNALWLILEKGVRVIDAFFIGIWIANYLGPDDYGIFSYSEAFVYLFTTIAGLGLDQIVVKELVKTPEKRDQIIGTAIVLRLIGFIAMVSIVVPVIYFQQESETTIYVIGLLSLSVAFQSFKIIDFYFQSEVKSKYTAICNIIVISCVALFKVYLIVNLYSLLWFAFAILIEWLLLAIAYIIVYKGQRLSITKWKYDKKIAHSLFDKGKLLILGSVAAALYMKIDQVMIKEFMSEYHVGIYSVAVKLAGVWLFITVIITQSIFPSLVALRKENRGKFIIRLQKLYDLLMKIAVMACVLYTVFGNLIIDILFGEAYMESSELIGIYIWSIVFVFLSNASWGYYLNEGLEKIASFRLILGALLNISLNVYLIKEFGLKGAAYATLISYSVSSYFINFMFKRTRENFYLQTKAIINILNPKTWIKPL; this is encoded by the coding sequence TTGTTAATCAATAGAATTAAATCTAAAGAAATATCTAAATATTTCAATAATGCTCTTTGGCTAATACTTGAAAAAGGTGTCCGTGTCATAGATGCATTTTTTATTGGTATTTGGATTGCAAATTACTTAGGTCCCGATGATTATGGAATCTTTAGCTATTCAGAGGCCTTTGTTTATTTATTTACTACAATAGCTGGTCTAGGTCTTGATCAAATAGTGGTTAAAGAATTAGTTAAAACTCCCGAGAAAAGAGACCAAATAATTGGCACGGCAATCGTTTTAAGGCTTATTGGATTTATTGCCATGGTTTCTATAGTGGTGCCGGTTATTTATTTTCAACAAGAAAGTGAAACTACTATTTATGTTATAGGACTGTTATCTCTTTCTGTAGCTTTTCAAAGTTTTAAAATCATAGATTTCTATTTTCAAAGTGAGGTAAAAAGCAAATACACTGCTATTTGTAACATAATAGTTATTAGCTGTGTAGCTTTATTTAAAGTCTATTTAATTGTTAATCTATACTCGTTACTATGGTTTGCATTTGCAATACTTATAGAATGGTTATTGTTAGCAATAGCATATATCATAGTTTATAAAGGCCAAAGATTAAGTATTACAAAATGGAAATACGATAAAAAAATAGCTCATTCTCTTTTTGATAAAGGTAAACTTTTAATCTTAGGCTCTGTTGCTGCCGCTTTATATATGAAGATCGATCAAGTTATGATAAAAGAATTTATGAGTGAATACCATGTTGGGATTTATAGCGTTGCAGTTAAGTTAGCTGGTGTATGGCTCTTTATAACTGTTATTATCACTCAGTCGATTTTTCCTTCCTTAGTCGCATTAAGAAAAGAAAATAGAGGTAAGTTTATTATAAGGCTTCAAAAGCTATACGATTTACTAATGAAAATTGCGGTTATGGCCTGTGTTCTTTACACGGTTTTCGGAAACTTAATTATTGATATTTTATTTGGAGAAGCCTATATGGAAAGTAGTGAGTTAATCGGGATTTACATATGGTCTATAGTATTTGTATTTTTGAGTAATGCTTCTTGGGGCTATTATCTTAATGAAGGATTAGAAAAAATTGCAAGCTTTAGGCTTATCTTAGGCGCCTTATTAAATATTTCTTTGAATGTTTATCTGATCAAAGAGTTTGGACTTAAAGGTGCTGCTTATGCTACTTTAATTTCTTATTCTGTATCGAGTTATTTTATCAACTTTATGTTCAAAAGAACTCGTGAGAATTTTTATTTACAAACAAAGGCTATAATTAATATTTTGAATCCCAAAACCTGGATCAAACCATTATGA
- a CDS encoding SGNH/GDSL hydrolase family protein — translation MKKLLVLSCYLCIISGCSDTLDKYEFQNMVPSKSLIHELKSSKEKIKGAQDTDELVIKIQFHGQSIVKGIKEKRIKSTLENAFPHVEFNITNTARSGFQVPRLLPLMESDIYPEQADVLFFHAYGGTETGELDQFLKNLKINFKGDVIIFNHHLSFPDDPEQNQKLTKLENHTSVKIEKLANYYGFGFIDMRSEWATFIRLNKSITAGNLLRDGIHPNEEGKLILEHILMTHFIDAINTI, via the coding sequence ATGAAAAAGCTACTAGTTTTATCGTGTTATTTATGTATCATTTCAGGTTGCTCTGATACTTTAGATAAATATGAATTTCAAAATATGGTGCCATCAAAAAGCTTGATCCATGAATTGAAAAGCTCTAAAGAAAAAATAAAAGGTGCCCAAGATACAGATGAACTGGTAATTAAAATACAGTTTCATGGTCAATCAATAGTAAAAGGCATCAAAGAAAAACGTATAAAATCAACTCTTGAAAATGCTTTCCCTCATGTTGAGTTTAATATTACCAACACTGCTCGTAGTGGATTTCAAGTACCTCGATTACTGCCTTTGATGGAAAGCGATATTTATCCAGAACAGGCAGATGTACTTTTTTTTCATGCTTATGGAGGTACAGAAACTGGTGAATTAGATCAATTCCTTAAAAACCTAAAAATTAACTTTAAAGGCGATGTGATCATATTTAATCACCATCTATCTTTTCCAGATGATCCAGAACAAAATCAAAAACTTACTAAATTAGAAAACCATACATCAGTAAAAATAGAAAAACTCGCAAATTACTACGGATTTGGTTTTATAGATATGAGAAGCGAGTGGGCTACCTTTATTAGGCTAAATAAGAGCATTACAGCAGGTAATTTATTAAGAGATGGAATTCACCCTAACGAAGAAGGTAAATTAATCTTAGAGCACATACTAATGACACATTTCATAGATGCTATAAATACTATCTAG
- a CDS encoding SGNH/GDSL hydrolase family protein codes for MNSKYLIYLFLILSSSSCFSQKQNEGKILVDIGDSLTAGAGGKGTSMSSVTSKLLGSEWTVINMGVGGENTLTIGARYGAIPMYIKESIIIPKDGSKVKIPTGLYSSYNDSNVLPLKQGNAGINPCYIDSIACELSLEKGTYFINRIEKASKDYVTIPKSKIITSLSNKAHGIATIFIGQNGSYESPEDLLNQIDLFVEHKGDNNVIIITSHGNGVEKNVRPIREKYGSRLIDLKKYMSTQAIYDAIAFDLLPKDVAHPTEQDLEMMKKERTPPSLLIDGIHFNSIGYELLGRLRFKKGKELGYW; via the coding sequence ATGAATTCAAAGTATCTTATATACCTCTTTTTAATCTTATCTAGTTCAAGCTGTTTTTCTCAAAAACAAAACGAAGGAAAAATATTGGTTGATATTGGGGACTCTTTAACTGCAGGAGCTGGAGGAAAGGGAACGAGTATGTCTAGCGTCACATCTAAACTTTTAGGAAGTGAATGGACTGTTATCAATATGGGTGTTGGTGGTGAGAACACTTTAACCATAGGAGCACGATATGGCGCTATTCCTATGTATATAAAAGAATCCATCATTATTCCAAAAGATGGTTCTAAGGTTAAAATTCCAACTGGACTTTATAGCTCTTATAACGATAGTAATGTTTTACCTTTAAAACAAGGTAACGCAGGTATCAACCCCTGTTATATAGATTCTATAGCATGTGAATTATCACTTGAAAAAGGAACGTATTTCATTAATAGAATTGAAAAAGCTTCCAAAGATTATGTAACGATACCAAAATCAAAAATAATAACTTCATTATCAAATAAAGCACATGGTATCGCTACGATTTTTATCGGTCAAAATGGTAGTTATGAATCACCTGAAGATTTATTAAATCAAATTGACTTATTTGTGGAACATAAAGGTGATAACAATGTTATTATCATTACTTCGCATGGAAATGGAGTTGAAAAAAATGTTAGACCGATAAGAGAAAAGTATGGTTCTAGACTCATTGATTTAAAAAAATATATGTCTACACAAGCTATATATGATGCAATTGCGTTTGATCTATTGCCTAAAGATGTTGCTCACCCAACCGAACAAGATCTTGAAATGATGAAAAAAGAAAGGACACCGCCATCTTTGCTAATAGACGGAATACATTTCAATTCTATAGGTTACGAGCTATTAGGTAGGTTAAGATTTAAAAAAGGTAAAGAATTAGGTTACTGGTAA
- the dprA gene encoding DNA-processing protein DprA has protein sequence MNQQELLSLLALKKAPLIGDIIAKKLIRTFGSAAGVFEQQYKDIAAIEGIGEKKAQFIRNKDGLFSKAAKELEFIEENNIKYRVYYNDDYPERLKYCIDGPIIYFEKGNINLDNPFTLSIVGTRQITTVGAAFLEKFINEIAPLNPIIISGYAYGVDILAHKMAIENGLQTIAVMAHGLNQTYPRNHAAHNEDMMKNGGFITDFWHTDNFDRKNFLGRNRIIAGMSEATVVIESASKGGSLVTADLAVGYNREVFAVPGRVNDKYAIGCNELIKQSKAHMLTKTADIPYILGWQVRDVAVQKQLFVELSEDEKLIYRYLKEHKEELLDIIALNIKQPVHKVASLLMSMELKGVIKPLPGKRFQLA, from the coding sequence ATGAACCAACAAGAACTACTTTCCCTACTTGCGCTTAAAAAAGCACCGCTTATAGGTGATATTATAGCAAAAAAGCTCATCCGTACCTTTGGAAGTGCGGCAGGTGTTTTTGAACAACAATACAAAGACATTGCTGCCATAGAAGGAATAGGAGAGAAGAAAGCGCAGTTTATAAGAAATAAAGACGGTTTATTTTCTAAAGCAGCAAAAGAACTTGAATTCATTGAAGAAAACAATATCAAATACCGCGTTTATTACAATGACGACTATCCTGAGCGATTAAAATACTGCATCGATGGCCCAATCATTTACTTTGAGAAAGGAAACATCAATCTGGACAATCCGTTTACGCTCAGTATAGTTGGCACGAGGCAAATTACAACTGTAGGAGCTGCTTTTCTTGAGAAGTTCATTAATGAAATAGCACCATTAAATCCAATTATTATAAGCGGTTATGCTTATGGAGTAGATATTTTAGCTCATAAAATGGCCATTGAAAATGGCTTGCAAACTATTGCCGTTATGGCTCATGGACTGAATCAAACCTATCCTAGAAATCACGCTGCTCACAATGAAGATATGATGAAAAACGGTGGTTTTATAACCGACTTCTGGCATACTGATAATTTTGATCGTAAAAACTTCTTAGGACGCAATCGCATCATCGCAGGTATGAGTGAGGCAACCGTGGTCATAGAAAGTGCGTCAAAAGGCGGCTCACTGGTCACAGCAGATCTGGCCGTAGGTTATAACAGAGAGGTCTTTGCAGTTCCTGGAAGAGTAAATGATAAATATGCCATAGGTTGTAATGAGCTCATCAAACAATCTAAAGCACATATGCTCACCAAAACAGCCGACATCCCTTATATCCTAGGCTGGCAAGTACGTGACGTCGCTGTACAAAAACAACTCTTTGTAGAGCTTAGCGAGGATGAGAAACTAATTTACAGGTATCTGAAAGAACACAAAGAAGAATTATTAGACATAATCGCGTTAAATATCAAACAACCGGTACATAAAGTAGCATCACTACTTATGAGCATGGAGTTAAAAGGAGTTATTAAACCGCTTCCTGGAAAGAGATTTCAGCTCGCTTAA
- a CDS encoding putative colanic acid biosynthesis acetyltransferase — translation MKNYQQLHQFQLPPNFRGRGAITVQFWWLVQSSLFAWSPQFMYGWRRFLLRSFGAKIGKNVIIRPTVRTQFPWKVSIGNYSWIGDDVVLYSLGEIEIGAHVVISQKSYICTGTHDPQAIKFDIYGHKITIQDQCWIATDVYVAPGITIGRGTLVGARSSVFKDLPAGKVCLGSPAQVIKDR, via the coding sequence TTGAAAAATTACCAACAACTCCATCAGTTTCAATTACCACCTAATTTTAGAGGTCGTGGAGCTATAACTGTGCAGTTTTGGTGGTTAGTACAAAGTTCTCTTTTTGCTTGGTCACCGCAATTTATGTACGGTTGGCGCAGGTTTTTGTTACGGTCATTTGGCGCAAAAATCGGTAAAAATGTTATCATTAGACCAACAGTAAGAACACAATTCCCATGGAAAGTTTCTATAGGTAACTACAGCTGGATAGGAGATGATGTGGTTCTTTACAGTCTAGGAGAAATAGAAATAGGAGCACATGTGGTTATATCTCAAAAATCATACATCTGTACAGGAACGCACGATCCACAAGCCATCAAATTTGATATCTACGGTCATAAAATTACTATTCAAGACCAGTGTTGGATCGCTACCGATGTTTATGTAGCGCCAGGAATTACAATAGGTCGAGGAACTTTAGTTGGTGCAAGAAGCAGCGTTTTTAAAGATCTTCCAGCAGGAAAAGTATGTTTAGGAAGTCCGGCTCAAGTAATTAAAGATCGATAA
- a CDS encoding GDP-L-fucose synthase family protein, giving the protein MNKDSKIYVAGHRGLVGSAIVTELKKLGYTNFILKTHKELDLTNQQATADFFTAEKPEYVFLAAASVGGIVANNTYRADFIYKNLMIQNNVIHHSYLNGVKKLLFLGSTCIYPKMAPQPMPEDSLLTGPLEYTNEPYAVAKIAGIKMCESYNLQYGTNFISVMPTNLYGPNDNFDLEKSHVLPALIRKMHLGKLLMDGNEQALMDDLGVDDIAFAKAELQKHGITENGIALWGTGSPKREFLWSHDMAKACVYLMENKDFADVKGSEKDIRNTHLNIGTGEDIAIKDLAELIKKTVGYQGKLDWDATKPDGTPRKLTDVSKLHELGWKHEVNLEKGVEMMYEAYLEK; this is encoded by the coding sequence ATGAATAAAGATTCTAAAATATACGTCGCAGGACATCGCGGTCTTGTGGGAAGCGCTATCGTTACTGAGTTAAAAAAATTAGGTTACACTAATTTTATTCTTAAAACTCACAAAGAGCTAGATCTTACAAATCAACAAGCTACAGCAGACTTTTTCACAGCAGAAAAACCAGAATATGTCTTTCTTGCCGCTGCTAGTGTAGGCGGTATCGTAGCAAACAATACTTACAGAGCAGATTTTATTTATAAAAATCTCATGATTCAAAATAATGTGATTCATCATAGTTATTTGAATGGAGTAAAGAAGTTATTGTTTCTAGGAAGCACGTGCATCTATCCTAAAATGGCGCCACAACCTATGCCAGAGGACAGTTTATTGACCGGACCATTAGAATATACTAATGAACCTTATGCGGTGGCTAAAATCGCTGGAATCAAGATGTGTGAGAGCTATAATTTGCAGTATGGCACCAATTTTATCTCTGTAATGCCTACTAATTTATATGGTCCTAACGATAATTTTGATTTAGAGAAATCACATGTACTGCCAGCGCTAATTCGTAAAATGCACCTAGGTAAATTATTAATGGATGGTAATGAGCAGGCATTAATGGATGATTTAGGTGTTGATGATATCGCTTTCGCGAAAGCGGAATTACAAAAACACGGTATCACAGAAAATGGCATCGCTTTATGGGGAACTGGCTCACCAAAGCGAGAGTTTCTATGGTCACATGACATGGCAAAAGCCTGTGTGTATTTGATGGAAAATAAAGACTTTGCTGATGTAAAAGGAAGCGAAAAAGACATAAGAAATACACACCTCAATATAGGAACCGGAGAAGATATCGCTATAAAAGACCTCGCAGAACTGATTAAAAAAACTGTAGGATATCAAGGTAAACTTGATTGGGATGCCACAAAACCAGACGGCACACCACGCAAACTTACAGACGTTTCTAAACTGCATGAATTAGGTTGGAAACACGAGGTAAATCTTGAAAAAGGCGTGGAGATGATGTATGAGGCTTATTTAGAAAAGTAA
- a CDS encoding O-antigen ligase family protein: MGFKEKVIEHLPKYIYYLTVVMFLMPIVPRGARPILIGIYALGAITSMYFDKEKFRWGIFLLNSSLFFLYVFSLLYTEDIPYGLRKVSTGAAFIIFPLVFSSMSKRCLSYILQRRFQLMWFFIIATLLLNVGAFIIFSQKYSFDEVILHFINIIRTNISGWKIHPIYLSMHIGVSMIFSLFLVQRGISWKKLSILIVINLILIGFLLIMIKKGPIIALLLVVAFLTLMFKNKNLYVVFGIGTIGLISIIIFNPKVNERFSELLQVQDANEELANSTNIRYSIYQCVTDVIPQAGFFGYGVGDGKNKLVECYQKDAKFLAENRYNSHNQFLGLILNVGFLGLFAFAIFLFYHLLKAFRKKNYLLIALLLFYSIVMFSENILERENGILFFAFFINLFLMWDYVMEKRSNKGTPINKIIP; the protein is encoded by the coding sequence ATGGGTTTCAAAGAAAAAGTAATAGAACACCTTCCTAAATACATTTATTACTTAACTGTAGTTATGTTCCTTATGCCTATAGTTCCTAGAGGTGCAAGACCCATCTTAATCGGTATCTATGCATTAGGCGCAATTACTAGTATGTATTTTGACAAAGAAAAATTCAGATGGGGTATATTTCTTCTTAATTCAAGCCTTTTCTTTCTTTATGTCTTCAGCTTATTATATACAGAAGATATACCATATGGCCTACGTAAGGTTTCTACTGGCGCTGCTTTTATAATTTTTCCATTGGTCTTCTCTAGCATGAGCAAACGTTGTCTGAGCTATATATTACAAAGGCGTTTTCAATTAATGTGGTTTTTTATTATCGCTACATTGTTACTTAATGTTGGTGCCTTCATAATTTTTAGTCAGAAATATTCATTTGATGAAGTCATCTTACATTTTATAAATATAATTAGAACTAATATTTCGGGATGGAAAATTCACCCTATCTATTTAAGTATGCACATTGGTGTTTCTATGATCTTCTCACTATTTTTAGTTCAGAGAGGAATCAGTTGGAAAAAACTCTCTATTTTAATAGTTATTAACCTTATTCTTATAGGGTTCTTGCTTATTATGATTAAAAAAGGCCCGATAATAGCGCTGTTATTAGTGGTGGCGTTCTTAACCTTAATGTTTAAGAATAAAAATCTTTATGTAGTCTTTGGAATAGGAACAATAGGTTTGATCTCAATAATTATTTTTAATCCTAAGGTAAATGAACGTTTTTCGGAGTTACTTCAGGTGCAAGATGCAAATGAGGAACTTGCAAATTCGACCAACATTAGATACTCCATCTATCAATGCGTTACAGATGTAATTCCACAGGCTGGTTTTTTTGGATATGGTGTAGGTGATGGTAAAAATAAGCTTGTAGAGTGTTACCAGAAAGACGCAAAGTTTCTTGCAGAAAACCGATATAACTCGCATAATCAGTTTCTAGGATTGATACTTAATGTTGGCTTTTTAGGTTTGTTTGCTTTTGCCATATTTCTTTTCTATCATCTTTTAAAGGCTTTTCGCAAGAAAAACTATTTGCTTATCGCGTTGCTGCTTTTCTATTCTATCGTCATGTTTTCAGAGAACATTCTAGAGAGGGAAAACGGAATTTTATTCTTCGCTTTTTTTATAAATTTATTTTTAATGTGGGATTATGTTATGGAAAAAAGATCAAATAAAGGAACACCCATAAATAAAATTATTCCCTAG
- a CDS encoding O-antigen polymerase gives MNQANVMTAMEFPIYGNQFPYNEWTFIKTNFLISLFHIFFFIIYVGSKTLIKKSNKVVTSLKGKTYLFPSIFILFSVLVLIFNFGFLIDEYTRPSWKAPDYNISDLLIRTKVLFVIPLAGIVLCVGYLRKRKLPLQKLLFVTLSILLLLFILLVLKNPLTEKRNALGPIYLLLIFLFYPRLINSNVKTTFLLFFSMIVVFPALQFLTHVDYGFAELVSNPSLILRKNDLSLGFMSLNYDAFVNIGVVIEIVENDGVSFGFQSLSAFLFFVPRSLWPSKPDSSGLVVGDYLIDKYDFWFANLSNPLVSEGFMNFGYFGVLLMAFLLAITIVFFLTWLNSNDYLKKAIAFYFAMHLIFLLRGDFTNGFSYFVGTLIGLYIIPKIIIYISGFILDQKVWVSKKK, from the coding sequence ATGAATCAGGCAAATGTTATGACTGCCATGGAGTTTCCAATTTATGGAAATCAGTTTCCTTATAATGAATGGACTTTCATAAAGACAAATTTTCTAATCTCGCTTTTTCACATCTTCTTCTTTATAATTTATGTTGGTTCAAAGACGTTGATAAAAAAGTCCAATAAGGTCGTGACTAGTTTGAAAGGAAAAACCTATTTATTTCCTTCTATTTTTATCTTGTTCTCTGTACTCGTTCTTATTTTTAATTTTGGTTTTCTTATTGACGAGTATACTCGCCCCAGCTGGAAAGCACCAGATTACAATATAAGTGATTTGCTTATAAGAACTAAAGTTCTTTTTGTCATTCCATTAGCAGGGATTGTGTTATGTGTTGGTTACTTGCGTAAAAGAAAGTTACCGTTACAAAAACTACTTTTTGTTACTTTGAGTATTTTATTACTATTATTCATTTTACTGGTACTTAAAAACCCATTAACCGAGAAGAGAAACGCCCTAGGTCCTATTTATCTATTATTGATATTTTTATTTTACCCTAGATTAATTAATAGCAATGTAAAAACTACATTCTTGCTTTTCTTTTCTATGATTGTTGTTTTTCCCGCACTACAATTCCTAACCCATGTGGATTATGGATTTGCTGAATTGGTTTCTAATCCAAGTTTGATACTCAGGAAAAATGACTTAAGTCTGGGTTTTATGTCACTAAATTATGATGCTTTTGTCAATATCGGTGTTGTAATCGAAATAGTTGAAAATGATGGAGTTTCATTTGGTTTTCAATCTCTTAGTGCATTTTTATTTTTTGTACCTAGAAGCTTATGGCCCTCAAAACCAGATTCCTCCGGACTAGTAGTTGGTGATTATCTTATTGATAAATATGATTTTTGGTTTGCAAATCTTTCAAATCCACTAGTTTCTGAGGGATTTATGAATTTTGGTTATTTTGGTGTTCTATTAATGGCCTTTCTACTTGCAATAACAATTGTTTTCTTCTTAACTTGGTTGAATAGTAATGATTATCTTAAAAAAGCAATTGCATTTTATTTTGCGATGCACCTCATTTTTTTATTGAGAGGAGACTTTACAAATGGCTTTAGCTATTTTGTTGGAACTTTAATAGGATTATATATTATTCCTAAGATAATCATTTATATTTCAGGATTCATTCTTGATCAAAAAGTATGGGTTTCAAAGAAAAAGTAA
- a CDS encoding WcaI family glycosyltransferase yields MKDKHITFIGLNYAPEDTAIGLYSTQMVDALISAGATVSVVTAFPYYPQWKIARAYQNKPKYLQEKSNGAKLYRYKQYVPEQPTFLKRIIHILSFTKGSFFNLRKIKNTDLVISIIPFTSSAWLGNYHARSHKAKSWIHIQDFEFDAALQSGLSSGGKKFIFKFLFSLEKRILGKANRNSTISHNMIAKLQSKTDQPTYYLPNWIDENQVNPAVSKQHDYLQSDKFKLLYSGNVGDKQDWDYFSAFAKALPQQSYEIIIVGAGAKYQQLKVNTQQENIHFYDPVPFEELSDLLCSADAHFLFQKTEVLDTVMPSKLLGMMASEKPSLVLGNEASEVKTVMNNANAGLYFSKPDVQLAIQQLEVWRADKDLRKKIGTDARNYVVKHFSRKEILNKWVKELSQMMCENSFP; encoded by the coding sequence TTGAAAGACAAACACATCACATTTATAGGCCTTAATTACGCCCCAGAAGACACTGCAATAGGCCTGTATTCTACACAAATGGTAGACGCCTTAATTAGTGCTGGCGCAACGGTAAGTGTGGTGACTGCTTTTCCTTATTATCCACAATGGAAGATCGCGCGAGCTTATCAAAATAAGCCCAAATACCTACAAGAAAAGAGTAATGGCGCAAAACTGTACCGTTACAAACAGTATGTTCCAGAGCAACCTACGTTCTTAAAACGGATTATTCACATTCTTAGCTTTACAAAAGGTAGCTTTTTCAATCTAAGAAAGATCAAGAATACCGATCTTGTTATTTCTATCATTCCATTTACATCAAGCGCATGGTTAGGTAATTATCATGCAAGAAGTCACAAAGCTAAAAGCTGGATTCACATACAAGATTTTGAATTTGATGCGGCGCTGCAATCTGGACTTTCCAGTGGTGGAAAGAAGTTCATCTTCAAATTTCTTTTTAGTCTGGAAAAGCGCATTTTAGGCAAAGCAAATAGGAATAGCACCATAAGCCATAACATGATTGCAAAGCTGCAATCTAAAACAGACCAGCCTACATATTATCTACCCAATTGGATTGATGAGAACCAAGTAAATCCTGCGGTTTCAAAACAACACGACTATCTTCAGAGTGATAAATTCAAGCTCTTGTATAGCGGCAATGTAGGTGATAAGCAAGATTGGGATTATTTTTCCGCTTTCGCGAAAGCGTTACCACAGCAATCTTACGAGATCATCATCGTAGGAGCAGGAGCAAAGTACCAGCAGTTAAAAGTAAATACCCAGCAAGAAAACATTCATTTTTACGATCCAGTACCATTTGAAGAACTCTCAGACTTACTTTGTAGTGCAGATGCTCATTTTCTATTCCAAAAAACAGAAGTACTCGATACTGTAATGCCTTCTAAATTGTTAGGCATGATGGCAAGTGAGAAGCCTTCGTTGGTTTTAGGAAATGAGGCGAGTGAAGTCAAAACCGTCATGAATAATGCAAATGCTGGCCTCTATTTTTCTAAGCCAGATGTTCAATTAGCTATTCAACAACTGGAAGTTTGGCGAGCAGACAAAGACCTTAGAAAAAAGATAGGAACAGATGCCCGCAACTATGTGGTAAAACATTTTTCTCGTAAAGAGATTCTAAATAAATGGGTTAAGGAGCTTTCTCAAATGATGTGTGAAAATTCCTTTCCTTAA
- a CDS encoding glycosyltransferase: MKSLFHITEDISRASGGVRTVVKDLKNQFPLSTLLSTVKDKDDVDIIEFKKSGPWLYSPQLKEYLNQIPQKPIFHLHGVWMHAQYIAAKIAAKRKVPFIVSPHGMYEPWLWKEGALKKKLYFYLLSKSAFAKARYIHAITPDEQKNLQKLFSKTEVVCIPNAIEIEDLIERDKPHKPYILFLGRIHPKKGIKLLIEVFNSLKALDFDLKIAGPENDHIQELKLLAKGNERISFLGAVRGKEKKRLYRNAHVFIAPSYSEVVGMVNLEAAMMATPVITTYQTGLLKEWGQNGGILIDPNQKELKNAIQVVSKWTSKERDAAGKKLREFVINEYSWKVNKPKWEQLYNSMS, translated from the coding sequence GTGAAATCATTATTTCATATTACAGAAGATATTTCCCGAGCAAGTGGTGGAGTGCGCACAGTTGTTAAGGATCTTAAAAACCAATTTCCACTATCTACTTTGCTTAGTACCGTTAAAGATAAAGACGATGTAGATATAATTGAATTTAAGAAAAGTGGTCCATGGCTGTATTCACCACAATTAAAAGAATATTTGAATCAAATACCCCAAAAACCTATTTTTCATTTGCACGGTGTTTGGATGCATGCACAATATATCGCAGCAAAAATTGCAGCGAAAAGAAAGGTGCCTTTTATAGTAAGTCCGCATGGTATGTACGAACCTTGGTTATGGAAAGAAGGCGCGCTTAAAAAGAAACTTTATTTTTATTTATTGTCAAAATCCGCTTTCGCGAAAGCGAGATATATACATGCAATAACCCCAGATGAACAAAAAAACTTACAAAAACTATTTTCTAAAACAGAAGTAGTTTGCATACCAAACGCAATAGAAATTGAAGACCTCATTGAAAGAGATAAGCCTCATAAACCATATATCCTATTCCTAGGACGTATTCACCCCAAAAAAGGAATAAAACTACTTATTGAAGTTTTCAATTCTTTAAAAGCGCTTGATTTTGACCTTAAAATTGCCGGTCCGGAAAACGATCATATCCAAGAATTAAAATTACTTGCCAAGGGTAACGAGCGCATATCTTTTTTAGGCGCCGTGAGAGGCAAAGAGAAAAAAAGACTTTATAGAAATGCTCATGTATTTATTGCGCCTAGCTATTCTGAGGTTGTTGGAATGGTAAACCTAGAAGCTGCAATGATGGCAACGCCAGTAATTACAACATATCAAACAGGTTTACTAAAAGAATGGGGCCAGAACGGAGGCATTCTTATTGACCCAAATCAAAAGGAATTAAAAAATGCTATTCAGGTAGTTTCTAAATGGACCAGCAAAGAAAGAGATGCCGCTGGTAAAAAACTTAGAGAATTTGTGATCAATGAGTATTCTTGGAAGGTCAATAAACCTAAATGGGAGCAGCTTTATAATTCAATGTCATGA